TCTGGTCACTTCCGTCGTATTTTATCCCAGCCGATGGGCGGGGGCCCGGGGAAGCGCGACCGCCTCGGGCGGAGACGGACCGCCGAAAGCAGCCGGGACACCACCGACAGTCACCCCCTGCTGGTGGACCCGGGCGGCGACGGCGGGCTCCTCGTCGCCGCCCGGGTAGCTCTCCCGGTCCCCGCGGGGACCGGGGCGTGGTGGGGGGCCGCCCGGTGGGTCAGGAGACGCTGACCGCGCTCCAGGCGGCGGCCGTGGCGGCGTACTCGGGGCTCGAGGCGCCGTACAGGTCCTTCGCCGCGTTCAGGGTCGCGGTGCGGGCGCCCTTGTAGTCGGTGGTGGAGGTCATGTAGACGGTCAGCGCCCGGTACCAGATGGCGGAGGCCTTCTGGTTGCCGATGCCCGTGACGGTGGAGCCGTTGCAGGTGGGGCTGTTGTAGGCGACGCCGTTGACGGTCTTGGCGCCGCTGCCCTCGCTCGCGAGGTAGAACCAGTGGTTGGCGACGCCGGAGGAGTAGTGCACGTCGAGCCGGCCGACCGACTTCGACCAGCAGTCGGCGGAGCGGCCGTCCAGGGACGGCTTGTCGAAGCGGCGCAGCCACGGCGGGGTGGACTGGTCGCTGAAGAGGTAGTCGGGCCGGTCCACCGGATTGTCGGCGTACCACTCGACCATGGTGCCGAGGATGTCGCTGGTGGCCTCGTTCAGGCCGCCGGACTCACCGCTGTAGCGCAGGTTGGCGGTGGCCGAGGTGACGCCGTGGGTCATCTCGTGGCCCATGGTGTCCAGGTCGACCTGCTCGGGGTCGGTGACGCCGTCGCCGTCGCCGGTCATCATGCAGAAGCAGGAGTCGGACCACTGGGCGTTGTCCCAGTGGGTGCCGACGTGGACGAAGACGGTGGCGCCGCGGCCGTCGTTCTTGATGCCGTTGCGGCCGAAGGTCTTCTTGTAGTAGTCGTACGTCTCCGCGGTGTTGACGTGCGCGTCGACGGCGGCGGTGGCCCGGTCCGCGGAGAACTTCTTCCCGTCGCCCCAGATGTCGTCGGCGTCCGTGAAGAGGGTGCCGGAGGAACTCTTCACGGACGAGGACGAGAGGTTGTGCGCGTCCTTGGTGACGTGGCCGCGCACCGGGTCGATCAGGGCGAAGGAGCCGTCGGCCTGCTGGGTGGTGTCGATGGCGACGTCACCGGTGTACTCGGAGTGGCCGGTGCCGGTCGCCTCGCGCTCGGCGTCGTAGTTCTCGATCGCCTTGCCGGTGGTGGCGTCGGTGACGAAGACCTCGCCGTGCGGCTGGCCCTTGTCCCCCACGCCCTGCACGGTGGTGCGCCAGGCCAGGCGCGGGGTGCCGTCGGCGGCCCACACGATCAGCTCCGGGGTGGACCTGGCGTCGCGCACCAGCCCGTGCGCGCGCTTCAGCGCGCCGGCCGCGGTGTCCTCGGCGCCGACGGCGGGGGTGACGGAGGCGAGCTTCACCGCATGGGCCCTGGCGCGGGTGGATCCTCTGAGCGAGCCGTCGGCCTTCTGGTGGACGACGAAGTCGCCGCCGACGACGGGGAGTCCGTGGTAGGTCCGCTCGAAGCGGACGTGCTGGGTGCCGTCCGCGTCGATGACGACGTCCTTGACGTGCAGTCGCTGACCGGCGCCGAAGCCGAAGGTGCCGGCGTGCCGGGCCACGTTCGCCCTGGCGTGGGATATCGCCGTGTCGCGGACCGGGGCGTGGCGCACCGTGCCGGTCTGCGAGTGCGCCGGAAGGGCCGTCGCTCCCGTGGTGATGACGCCGGCGGCGACCATCGCGGAAAGGGCAAGAAAGGGACGGGACATGAGGGGGAGATTCCTTCGCTCGTCGTGGGGTGACGACGTCCTGGGACGTTGACGCGAAGTGTTCACCCGGTGACATGTTCCTGACGTGACTCCAGCTGGGATATAACCCCGGGGTTATAGGGGGCCCAGGCGTGTGCCGCGGGCGGTCACCGGTCCTCGCCGCGGGCGAACTCCTCGCCCCCGGCCTGCCACCAGGCCAGGTACGGCGGCCGCTGCCGCACCAGCGCCAGATAGGCGGCCAGCAACCGCTCGCCGGCCGCGTCGGCGAGTTCCGCGGAGACCGTCCGGGTGTTCCGGGCCAGCAGCAGCCTCCGGTGCAACGGGACACCGGTGAGGGGCCGTTGCACGGTTCCCGGGGCGGAGACGTCGGCGGTCGGCCACACCCCGCAGACCGCGCGCCGGCCGGCGACCAGCACCTGGGCCACGGACAGGTCCGGCGTCACATGGGCGATGCTCGGCGTGAACCCCGCCGCCCCGCAGGTGAGCCGCAGGTACGCGTGCACACCGCTCTCGTCGGCCTCCGGCATGACCCACTCCTCGTCCGCGAGTTCACGGAGGTCCACCGCGTCCTGACGCGCCAGCGGATGGTCCTCGGCGAGCAGGACGAAGACCGGCTCACGCAGCAGCGTGCGCGTCGCCACCGACTCGCCCACCGCGAGCGGGAATCCGGGGAACTCGCCGTACACCGCGATGTCGCACTTCGACAGGCTCAGCGACTTCACCAGGGCGTGTACGGAGCGGCGGGCGTCTATGGTGAGCCGGCGCTCCGGGACGAGTTCGAAGAGGGCGGAGACCAGCAGGGACACCAGCGGGCCCGCGGTTCCGCCCGCCCGCAGCGGCGCGGCGGCCTGCCGGTCCGCCTCGGCCGCCGCCCGCGCGTACTCCCGCAGCCGGTCGAAGCCGCCGACCAGGTCACGGGCGCAGCGCAGGACGTACTCGCCGTTCTCGTTCGGCGTCACCCCGTCCGCGCCGCGTACGAACAGCGGCCCGCCCAGTTCGTGTTCGATGCGTTTCAGCTGGGCGCTGGTGGCCGGCTGGGACAGCTGCAGCCGTGCGGCCGCCTTCCGGATGCTGCCGGCCTCGGCGACGGTGAGCAGGACACGGAGATGCCGGAACTCCAGGTGCATGACACTCCCCCGCTCCACGCGGAGGGTCCCCGTCGCACCCCCCGTGACCAGCAGAACCCGCTGCCCGAGGGCATGGTGACCAAGAATCCGACGGACCCGCGGGGGCGGCAAGCACGGGACGGTAAAACCTCCGTGCGCACCCGGGACCGCGCGACCGGCCCGCGTGACCGGCCCGCGCGGTCGTGCGGTTCCCCCGTGGTCCGGACGCTTTGCCCGCCCGCGTCTCCCGGCGCACCCTGGAAGGAGCCGGACACCCCCTCGACGCTCCCCCGGAGTCCCCATGTACGGCGCTCCCCACCTCGTCAGCGACGTGATGACCCGGACGGTCGCCACCGTCGGCCGCCGGGCACCCTTCACCGAGATCGTGCACCTGATGCGGGACTGGGAGATCAGCGCCCTGCCCGTGATCGAGGACGAGGGCCAGGTGGTCGGTGTGGTCTCCGAGGCGGACCTGCTGCCGCCCGCGGAGGAGCTCCCGGACGAGCCCGGCGCGGGTCGTCTCGTGCCGCGCGGGCCCGTCGCCGCGGCGAGGGCGGGTGCGCCGCTCGCGGGAGACCTCATGTCCGCCCCCGCCGTCACCGTCCGGGCCGACGCCACCCTCGCCGAGGCCGCGCGCCTCATGGCACGCGAGGGGATCAAGCGGCTGCCCGTGGTGGACGACGCCGATCTGCTGGCCGGTGTGCTCAGCCGGGCCGACCTGCTCAAGGTCTTCCTGCGCGACGACGAGGACATCGCCGAGGAGGTGCGGCGCGAGATCGCCCCGTTCCTCTTCCCGCCGCCGTCGTCGGCCGTGCGGGTGGAGGTGCGCGACGGTGTCGTGACGCTCACCGGCCGGGTCCGCGACACCGCCCTCGTCCCGGTGGCCGCGCGCCTGGTCAGGGCGGTCGAAGGGGTGGTGGACGTCGAGTTCGACCTCGCGCACGAAGGCGTGACGCCCTGACCGGCGGACCGACGGGCGGGCGGACCGGCCCACCGGCCATCGGCCCCCCGGCCTCGTTGTCGGAGGGCGGGGGCCGCCTGGAAACCACCCGGGAACCGCCGGTGCCCGGCGGGCCGTGCATGACGGTCACGGAATCGGCGGCGGCGTCCCGCGGCGCCGCCCCAGGAAGGAGACGAGGGCGATGCCCGCACCCGCACCCGCACCCGCACCCGCACCCGTGAGAAGGAACGACCCGGCCGGACCGGCCACCCGCACCGCGGCGAGGGGAGGCGACCGTGTCCGGGCCCGGTGACCGCGGCCCGATCGTGGTGGGCCTCGATCCCGACCCGGCCCACCGGACCGCGCTGGCCTGGGCCGCCGACGAGGCGGACCGCCGGCACCTGCCGTTGCGCGCCGTCCACGTCGAGGGCGTGCCGACCAGGGGCTGCCGGGGCCGGGAGGTCCCGCCGTCGTGGGAGGAGTGGAACGAGTCGCTGCACAAGACCGGGCGCCGGGTGCTGGAGGAGGCCACGGAGTTCGTCGCGCTCCGGCAGCCGGGGCTCGAGGTCGAGTCCCTGCTCGCGGAGGGCGATCCGGCCTGGGTGCTGCGCGAGCAGAGCCGCGACGCCACCGCCGTCGTGCTGGGGACGCGGCGGCCCGGCCGCAGGCAGGAGGTGTTCGGCTCGGCGTCGGTCGCCCTGCCGGTCATGGCCCACACCGAGTGTCCCCTGGTGGTCGTGCCCGAGCCGGAACACCCGGTCCAAGAGCCGGCGCACTTCGTCGTCGGCGTCGACGGCGGCGAACGTTCCGGGGCCGCGGTCGACGTGGCGTTCGAGGAGGCGGCGCTGCACGACGCCGCCTTGTGGGCGCTGCTCGTGTGGGAGCCCGGGCCGCTGCGCGTCTTCGACGAGCACGAGCCGCAGGAGGAGCACCGGCGGCTGCTCTCCGAGACCGTGGCCGGCCGCCACGCCCGCTACCCGGAGGTGGAACTGCGCCAGGAGGTCCGGGTGGGGCACCCCGTGCAGGTGCTTGCGGAGGCGTCGGCGCAGGCGCTGGGGCTCGTGGTCGGCACCCGCGGCCGCGGCGGCTTCACCGGGATGCTGCTGGGCTCGGTCAGCCAGGGTGTGCTGCACCACGCGGACTGCCCCGTCATCGCGGTCCCGACCCGCGGGTGAACACGGCCGGCGTGACGCCGTCGGCGTGGCCGCGGCCGGCGTCCGGCCAGGCGCGGCGAACCTCGGCGCTGGGCCGCAGCAGACCCCCGGACCGGTGGCCGGCCCGTACGGCCGTACGGGCCGTACGGGCCGTACGGGCCGGCCACCGGTGGTGCGGAGATCCGCCGCCTCCGGGGGCCCTGAGGGGCCTACGGGGCCATCTCGTAGGCGCCGGACAGCGCCTCGACCCGCCGCCAGACGCGCTCCGTGCGCTCCTCGTCGACGACCGGCCGCCGGACCGCGCCGAGCGCCCACGCCTGCTGCCGCTCGGTCGCCGAGTCCTTGCCGTGGAGTTCGACGGCGTACGCGGAGAAGTCGCGTACGAGGACCGCGAAGAGCTCGTCGAGCACGTCCTCGTCGAGTCCGGTCAGCGCGGCCTGCTCCAGGACGAGCTGCCCGTGCACCACGAGGGCGAAGAGCTGGCCGACCGCGAGGAGCAGGTCGAGGTCGCGGCTCTGCTCCGCGTCGGGGGCGGCCGTGGCGACGAACGCGCAGAGCTCGTCGGCCTGTTCGCGGAAGCGGGTCACGTTGGGCAGGTGCGCGTAGGCGTCGTAGGCGGGCCGCCAGTCGTGGAAGCGCACCGAGCCGAGGCCGCGGGCGGGCCCCTGCCGGAACAGGAAGTCGTCGTCGGCCGCGTCCAGCCGGGTCGGCACGGCGGGGTGGTCGGCCGGGTCGAGGAGGTGGCTGCGCAGGAACTTCAGGATCAGCGCCAGGTTGACGTGGACCGTGCCCTCCAGCTTCGGCAGGCCGCGGATCTCCACGGCCGCCTGGCCGAAGTAGTTGTCCCGCTCGAAGCCCTTGGCGGCGATGACGTCCCACATCAGGTCGATGACCTTCTCGCCCTCCGTGGTCACCTTCATCTTCGTCATCGGGTTGAAGAGGAGGTAACGGCGGTCGTCCGGGCCGGCGGAGCGGAAGTAGTCCACGGCACGGTCGCTGAAGTGCTTCATGCCGACGAGCCTGACGTAGGCGTCGGTCAACTCCCGGCGCACGTGCGGGAACGCGGTGACGGGACGGCCGTAGAGGACGCGGTTGTGGGCGTGCGTGACGGCCTCGTACATCGCGTGCTCGCAGATGCCGATCGACGCGGTGCACAGGTTGAACTTGCCGACGTTGACGGTGTTGAGGGCGGCGTCGAAGGCGGCGCGCCCGGTGTGCAGGACGTCCTCGGCGGCGACGGGGTAGTCCTCCAGCCGGAACTCGCTGACGAACTTGGAGGAGTCGACGACGTTCTTGACCAGGTGGTAGGCCGGATGACGGCTGTCGGCGGCGAAGAAGACGTAACCGTCGGGGCCCTCGACGTCGGTACGGCGGCCGAAGACGGAGACGAGCCCCGCGGCGTTGCCGTTGCCGATGTAGTACTTGGAGCCGGTGGCCCGGAAGCCGCCGTCGCCGTCGGGCTCGAGCAGCATGTCGGTGGAGTAGATGTCGGCGCCGTGGGCCTTCTCGGACAGACCGAACGCGAACACCTCACCCTGGTCGAGGAGTTCGGCGGCGCGGGCGCGGGCGGCGGCGTTGTCGCTCTGCCAGACCGGTCCGAGGCCGAGGATCGTCACCTGCCAGGCGTACCAGTAGTCCAGGCCGTAGAAGCCGAGGATCTCGTTGAGCGCGGCGATGCGGGCCGTGTCCCAGCGCTTGTCCGGCTCCCCCTCGCCCGCGGCGGACGACGGCGTCAGGAAGGTGGCGAACAGGTTCTCCTTCGCCGCGAAGGAGAGGAAGTCGGCGAGCCAGGCGCGGTTGCGGTAGTCCTCGAGCAGCCGCCCCTTGCCGCGCTCCTCGAACCAGTCGACGGTGGCACGCAGCAGCCGGCGCGTCTCGTGGTCGAAGTGCGCGGGGTCGTACGTACGCGGGTTGAACAGCAGCTGGTCAGCCATGCTGAGTCGCCTTTCGGCTGGTGGCGGGTGGGAGTCGGGAGGACCGGCGGAGGTGCGGCGGTCAGCGGTCCGGACCGAACCCGGCCAGCGTGGCGAGCACGTCGTCCAGCCAGTCGATCATCATCCGCTCGTACGCGATGCCGCCGCGCAGCACGACGTGCTGGAGCTCGCGCTCCGCGTCGGGGGGTGCCGGGTCCGGCGCCGAGGAGTCCGGTGCCGCGAAGTCCCGTGCCTCTCCGGCGAGATAGCGGGCCAGCCGGTCACGGTGCGCCTGCCGGTGCCGCTCCACCTCGCGGATCAGTGCGACCGGGTCGTCGAAGGCGGCGCCCCGGATCTTCACGGCCAGGTCGTGACGGACGCTCTCGGGCTCGATCGGGTCGTGCAGCCAGGAGGACAGCGCCGCCCGGCCGAGGTCGGCGACGCTGTACTCCTTCTTGTCCGGCCGGCCCTGTTGCGGGACGGTACGGGCGTCGACCCAGCCGTCGTCCTCCATGCGCTTGAGCACGCGGTAGATCTGCTGGTGCGTCGCGGTCCAGAAGTAGCCGATGGACCGCTCGAAGCGCCGGGCCAGCTCATAGCCGGAGCCCGGCTTCTCCAGGAGCGACACCAAGATCGCGTGTTCGAGCGCCACGGCACGGATCCTGCTATGCAACTCGTTGCACAGCAAGTCCCCGCCGCCCCGATGCGACGCGGCTCACCCTCCGCCCGCCCTCCGGCCCCGCCTCTCCCGGAACCTCTCAGACCGCGACCGGGGCGCCCGGGCCGGGGACGTTGCGGAAGCGGAAGGGTTCGGGCTCGCGGCCGGGCTGGATGAACCAGCACTCCCCCGTGCCGTCCCCGGTGAGGATCCGCAGCACGGTGTCGGCCACGGTCTCGGCCGGGATGACCGGCATGCCCTGCTCGGAGAGCATGCCGCGCAGCGGGTCGATGATCCGCGATTCCGCGAACCCAGGGCAGACCGCGTTGAAGCGCACGTTCTCCGGCGCGAGAGCCGGTCCCAGGGAGCGGGCGAGCCCCACGACCGCGTGCTTGTTGGCCGCGTACAGGGGATCGAGCGGTACGGCCGCCAGGCCCGCCAGGGACGCGGTCGCCACGATCGATCCGCCGCCGCGGGCCCGCAGCGCGGGCAGCACGGCGTGGGTGCCGAAGACCACGCCGTCCAGGTTGGCCCCCATCGCCCGGCGGTAGCGCGCGGGGTCGAAGTCCTCCCCGACGCCGCAGCCGGTCGCCACGCCGGCGTTGAGCAGCGCGATGTCGACACCGCCGTACGTCTCCTGGGTGAACTCCACCAAGGCGCGGTTGGCGTCGAGGTCGGAGACGTCGCAGGCGCGGAACCGGCCGCCGACCAGGTCGGCCACTTCCCGGCCGCCCCGCGCGTCGAGATCCGCGACGACCACGTGCGCGCCCGCCCTCGCCAGTCCCAGCGCCGTGGCCCGGCCGAGCCCGCTGGCGGCGCCGGTGACGATCGCCACCTTCCCCCGGAGCACGCCGTCGCCGTGCGGTTCCCGCCGCGGGGCGGCGGCCCCGCCCTCGGCGGCGGTCACACCAGCTCCAGCACGAGCTTGCCGACGTTCTCGCCGCGGAAGAGCATCTGGAAGGTCTCCGGGAAGTCGTCCACGGTGCCCCGCACCACGTGCTCCTTGACCTTGACGCGGCCCTCACCGATCCAGCCGGAGATCTCCCGCGCCGCCTCCGCGTAGCGCTTGGCGTAGTCGAAGACGACGAAGCCCTCCATCCGGGCGCGGCGCACCAGCAGGGAGAGGTAGTTCGAGGGGCCCTGGACCGGTGTCGCGTTGTTGTACTGGCTGATCGCGCCGCAGACCACGACGCGCGCGTGCATCGCGAGGCGGGTCAGCGCGGCGTCGAGGATGTCCCCTCCGACGTTGTCGAAGTAGACGTCGATACCGTCGGGGGCGTGCTCGCGCAGCGCCTTCCTGACGTCGTCGGCCCGGTAGTCGATCGCCGCGTCGAATCCGAGTTCGCCGGTGAGCATGGCGCACTTCTCCGGTCCTCCGGCGATGCCGACGACCCGGCATCCCTTGGCCTTCGCGATCTGCCCCGCGATGGTGCCGACCGCGCCGGCGGCCCCGGACACCACGACGGTCTCGCCGTCCTTCAGCGCCCCGACCTCCAGCAGGCCGAAGTAGGCGGTCATGCCGGGCATGCCCAGCGCTCCGAGGTACGTCGAGGGCGGCGCGAGGGAGGTGTCGACCTTCATCGCGCCCCGGCCGTCGGAGACCACGTACTCCTGGACGCCGAACGTGCCGACCACGTGGTCGCCCGGCTGGAAGTCGGGGTGACCGGAGGCGGTGACCTCGACGACCGAACCGGCGCGCATCACCTCTCCGAGACCCACCGGCGGCAGGTAGGAGGGGCGGTCGTCCAGCCAGCCGCGCATGGCCGGGTCCAGGGAGATGGCGCGGGTCCGGCCCACGAACCGGCCGGGGCCCGGCTCCTCGAGGGGCACTCCGCGGTGCTCCCAGTCCTCGGGCTTCACCTCGCCCACGGGGCGGGCTGCCAGACGGATCTGCCGGTTGGTCGCGGTCATCGCGCCTCCTGTCGTCAGCGGTTTCCCGGTGACCATACCGACCAGTAGGTACGACTGCGGGCGTGATGTTCCCCACATGCCGTCCCCTCGCTCCAGGGGCTACGGTCCCGGAGCCGGGAACGCCGATCGTCGGACGAACACCGCCCGGCAGCGACTGTCGAACCCTCACCTCTTCGACCTCGAAACGTGACACTCGGCGGCCTTACCAGGCATTCCAACCAGTCGGTATCGTGCGCCGTCGCGCTCAGCTGCACCGCCGACCTCCCACGCACCCTCGCCGCACCGGAAGGCCTTGCGATGACACATCCCGACGACGGCCCGTACCCGTACCCGCCTCCGGCACAGCCGGGATGGTCACGGCCGCCCGCCGACTCCCCCGCCCACGCTCCCTGGCGCGCGGCACCCGAGCGGCAGACGCCGTACGGGCACGGCGTCGCGCAGGGTCACCCGTACGGCTACGACGCCCCGTGGCCCGACCCGTACGGGCAGCCGACCCGGCACCGATCGCCCGAGCCCGAGCCCGACCCGTACGGCGGAGAGCTCGACGCCCTGCGCTCGGCCTACCGCGTGCTGCGCCGTGTCTCCACGCTCACCGCGCTCGGCTCCTTCGTGGTCTACGTCCTGCTGTCCTGCTGCGCGCCGGGCCTCATGGGGGCCGAGATCGCCGGTGACCTCAGCCTGGGCATGGCCGTGGGAGTCCTCCAGCTCGTCGTCGCCTTCGCGGCGGTCCTCTGGTACGGCCGCAGCGCGCGGCGCTCCGTGGACCCGCTGGCCCGGGCCGTGCGCGAGCGTTCGGTCACGCGGCCGGGACGGGAAGCCGGGGTGGCGAGATGAACGACTTCGGCACAGGGACGCAGACCGTCGTCCTGGTCCTGTTCACCACGCTGGTGACCCTCACCCTGCTGATGTGCGTGATGGCGGGCCCTGACCGCGACGACCTGACGAACTTCTACACCGGCTACCTCTCGCTCACGCCCCTCAAGAACGGCCTGGCGATCGCGGGCGACTACATCTCGGCGGCCACGGTGCTGAGCACCACCGGCATCATCGCGCTCGCCGGGTACGACGGCTACGTGCTCGCGGTCAGCACCGCCCTCTCCCTGGTGCTGCTGATGTTCCTGCTGGCCGAGCCGTTGCGCAACGCCGGCAGTTTCACCATGGGCGACGTGCTGGCGCGCACCCTGCCGGGGCGTGCGACCCGTATCGCCTCCTGCGCGGTGACGCTCTGTGCGACCCTGCCCTTCCTGGTCGTCCAGCTCTCCGGAGCCGGGTCGCTGCTCACCTTCATCCTGGGCATCCCGCACGTGGCCGGCGCCCGGACGATCTGCATCGTCCTCGTCGGCAGCCTGATGATCATCTATGCGGCACTCGGCGGCATCAAGGGCACCGCGCTCATCCAGATGATCAAGATCGTCCTCCTGCTCGGCACCAGCGCCGCCGTCGCCGTCCTCGTCCTGAACCGCTTCCACTGGAACCCGGACGCGGTGCTGCGGGCCGCCCGGCGCGGCAGCGGAGCGGGTCCCGCCTTC
Above is a genomic segment from Streptomyces collinus Tu 365 containing:
- a CDS encoding acyl-CoA dehydrogenase family protein; this translates as MADQLLFNPRTYDPAHFDHETRRLLRATVDWFEERGKGRLLEDYRNRAWLADFLSFAAKENLFATFLTPSSAAGEGEPDKRWDTARIAALNEILGFYGLDYWYAWQVTILGLGPVWQSDNAAARARAAELLDQGEVFAFGLSEKAHGADIYSTDMLLEPDGDGGFRATGSKYYIGNGNAAGLVSVFGRRTDVEGPDGYVFFAADSRHPAYHLVKNVVDSSKFVSEFRLEDYPVAAEDVLHTGRAAFDAALNTVNVGKFNLCTASIGICEHAMYEAVTHAHNRVLYGRPVTAFPHVRRELTDAYVRLVGMKHFSDRAVDYFRSAGPDDRRYLLFNPMTKMKVTTEGEKVIDLMWDVIAAKGFERDNYFGQAAVEIRGLPKLEGTVHVNLALILKFLRSHLLDPADHPAVPTRLDAADDDFLFRQGPARGLGSVRFHDWRPAYDAYAHLPNVTRFREQADELCAFVATAAPDAEQSRDLDLLLAVGQLFALVVHGQLVLEQAALTGLDEDVLDELFAVLVRDFSAYAVELHGKDSATERQQAWALGAVRRPVVDEERTERVWRRVEALSGAYEMAP
- a CDS encoding CBS domain-containing protein; the protein is MYGAPHLVSDVMTRTVATVGRRAPFTEIVHLMRDWEISALPVIEDEGQVVGVVSEADLLPPAEELPDEPGAGRLVPRGPVAAARAGAPLAGDLMSAPAVTVRADATLAEAARLMAREGIKRLPVVDDADLLAGVLSRADLLKVFLRDDEDIAEEVRREIAPFLFPPPSSAVRVEVRDGVVTLTGRVRDTALVPVAARLVRAVEGVVDVEFDLAHEGVTP
- a CDS encoding DUF485 domain-containing protein → MTHPDDGPYPYPPPAQPGWSRPPADSPAHAPWRAAPERQTPYGHGVAQGHPYGYDAPWPDPYGQPTRHRSPEPEPDPYGGELDALRSAYRVLRRVSTLTALGSFVVYVLLSCCAPGLMGAEIAGDLSLGMAVGVLQLVVAFAAVLWYGRSARRSVDPLARAVRERSVTRPGREAGVAR
- a CDS encoding PadR family transcriptional regulator: MALEHAILVSLLEKPGSGYELARRFERSIGYFWTATHQQIYRVLKRMEDDGWVDARTVPQQGRPDKKEYSVADLGRAALSSWLHDPIEPESVRHDLAVKIRGAAFDDPVALIREVERHRQAHRDRLARYLAGEARDFAAPDSSAPDPAPPDAERELQHVVLRGGIAYERMMIDWLDDVLATLAGFGPDR
- a CDS encoding universal stress protein, with the protein product MSGPGDRGPIVVGLDPDPAHRTALAWAADEADRRHLPLRAVHVEGVPTRGCRGREVPPSWEEWNESLHKTGRRVLEEATEFVALRQPGLEVESLLAEGDPAWVLREQSRDATAVVLGTRRPGRRQEVFGSASVALPVMAHTECPLVVVPEPEHPVQEPAHFVVGVDGGERSGAAVDVAFEEAALHDAALWALLVWEPGPLRVFDEHEPQEEHRRLLSETVAGRHARYPEVELRQEVRVGHPVQVLAEASAQALGLVVGTRGRGGFTGMLLGSVSQGVLHHADCPVIAVPTRG
- a CDS encoding SDR family NAD(P)-dependent oxidoreductase, translated to MTAAEGGAAAPRREPHGDGVLRGKVAIVTGAASGLGRATALGLARAGAHVVVADLDARGGREVADLVGGRFRACDVSDLDANRALVEFTQETYGGVDIALLNAGVATGCGVGEDFDPARYRRAMGANLDGVVFGTHAVLPALRARGGGSIVATASLAGLAAVPLDPLYAANKHAVVGLARSLGPALAPENVRFNAVCPGFAESRIIDPLRGMLSEQGMPVIPAETVADTVLRILTGDGTGECWFIQPGREPEPFRFRNVPGPGAPVAV
- a CDS encoding LysR family transcriptional regulator, which gives rise to MHLEFRHLRVLLTVAEAGSIRKAAARLQLSQPATSAQLKRIEHELGGPLFVRGADGVTPNENGEYVLRCARDLVGGFDRLREYARAAAEADRQAAAPLRAGGTAGPLVSLLVSALFELVPERRLTIDARRSVHALVKSLSLSKCDIAVYGEFPGFPLAVGESVATRTLLREPVFVLLAEDHPLARQDAVDLRELADEEWVMPEADESGVHAYLRLTCGAAGFTPSIAHVTPDLSVAQVLVAGRRAVCGVWPTADVSAPGTVQRPLTGVPLHRRLLLARNTRTVSAELADAAGERLLAAYLALVRQRPPYLAWWQAGGEEFARGEDR
- a CDS encoding NADP-dependent oxidoreductase, with amino-acid sequence MTATNRQIRLAARPVGEVKPEDWEHRGVPLEEPGPGRFVGRTRAISLDPAMRGWLDDRPSYLPPVGLGEVMRAGSVVEVTASGHPDFQPGDHVVGTFGVQEYVVSDGRGAMKVDTSLAPPSTYLGALGMPGMTAYFGLLEVGALKDGETVVVSGAAGAVGTIAGQIAKAKGCRVVGIAGGPEKCAMLTGELGFDAAIDYRADDVRKALREHAPDGIDVYFDNVGGDILDAALTRLAMHARVVVCGAISQYNNATPVQGPSNYLSLLVRRARMEGFVVFDYAKRYAEAAREISGWIGEGRVKVKEHVVRGTVDDFPETFQMLFRGENVGKLVLELV
- a CDS encoding M4 family metallopeptidase; the protein is MSRPFLALSAMVAAGVITTGATALPAHSQTGTVRHAPVRDTAISHARANVARHAGTFGFGAGQRLHVKDVVIDADGTQHVRFERTYHGLPVVGGDFVVHQKADGSLRGSTRARAHAVKLASVTPAVGAEDTAAGALKRAHGLVRDARSTPELIVWAADGTPRLAWRTTVQGVGDKGQPHGEVFVTDATTGKAIENYDAEREATGTGHSEYTGDVAIDTTQQADGSFALIDPVRGHVTKDAHNLSSSSVKSSSGTLFTDADDIWGDGKKFSADRATAAVDAHVNTAETYDYYKKTFGRNGIKNDGRGATVFVHVGTHWDNAQWSDSCFCMMTGDGDGVTDPEQVDLDTMGHEMTHGVTSATANLRYSGESGGLNEATSDILGTMVEWYADNPVDRPDYLFSDQSTPPWLRRFDKPSLDGRSADCWSKSVGRLDVHYSSGVANHWFYLASEGSGAKTVNGVAYNSPTCNGSTVTGIGNQKASAIWYRALTVYMTSTTDYKGARTATLNAAKDLYGASSPEYAATAAAWSAVSVS